The following nucleotide sequence is from Aspergillus luchuensis IFO 4308 DNA, chromosome 1, nearly complete sequence.
GGTGCCCAAGGCGGCTCATGATGCTGTTCCCCAGACGGAGAAATAAGCAAATGAATATACCATATGGCAGAGCTTGGAAGATGCAGCATTGGAATATCGAAGAACAGGAAGCATAAATGACTTGaataaatagagaagaatGTTGGGGAGATGTATAAGATCGGGCAAGCCAGTGTATTActatatgcatgcatgatttctttttttcagcTCATATTTATACCCGCTCGTCCACTCAGTCTCGTCGTCTTCCCATTTTCTTCGTTCATTTTATTCTCCGTTACTCTGTTCGTGATAtcctcctgctcttctttccctcttcttatTTGTCTCTGTCTCCGTTTCGATCTCCAGTCTGGCTGACTCTTCTCATTGATTGATCTATCAGCATCTCCGACCCTCTCTATATCCACTTTACCTtttacctttttcttttgagTCACACTGTATCTAAGTAACTGCCCCTGCgctgcacctgcacctgtACTtgtaccttttcttttccatgtTTAGCATCCCGGTCcaaaagagaggggagagggagagcgaAGTAGATTGAATAGACATAGATGATTTCATTTCCATTGCAGTATCTTTAGCCCCTTTTATTGAAGCAGCAAACGTGGTTCTTTGAAAAAGTAGAATACATTCTGATTCGATATGAGATGATTTCTAATTTAACTGGCTGTAGGATGGCTCATGCGAGTGAGTGATTGTGTAATAGCATGTTGCGTTTCCAGGGCAGTAAGTAGGAGAGGTCACGTCTCATCACATCACGTCTATCTCCTTCTGCGCTACCCAGCTGGAGTTAGCCAGTTGGAGGAGATTAGtagaagaagcagggagTAGGACGGAATATAATCATGCCGTGCCCAGGGAGCTTCTTCTATCTCCCTATAACAAACCACTGCGCAGTTGTTCTGTGTCGGGAGGAACCACACACAAAGTAAGGAATGATCACTGTGTTGAACAGATGATCTGTTTGCTATGCTTGGGAATGCATGCGACATACCCATTCACTTCCACATCACATCGCCGATGTATCAATAACCGAGTGGTTGGTTGACTGTCAGACAAAGCCTTGTCTGCACATGATCAGGCTGAAACCATGCACACGAGGTAAACAAGTGTGCGTTTGTGACAAGTTGTTAAACAATCAACCCACTGACTGATGGGACGACTGACGCGAAAAGCGTAATAGTCAAAGACTAGTCCGAACAGCGCACTGCTGGTCTTTTCTCTAGTTCATGAATGTATACCATGACTGTTAGTTTCCATCGAACGCATCATCTACCAGTTTACGTCGCTCAGTTGGAGTTTCCGGGATCGGAAAGCCGCCCTGGCCGCGCTTGATTTGTCCATTCTGGTGTCGCGATGGGGGGAACGCTTCTCTGCGGCTGCAACACTGTCAGTGTATTGATTACACTTGAAATACTGCAAATAACGTACCATCAGTGTTGGTCTCCGCTTCATTGGTCATTTCGTAGTTGAGGACCAGGTTCTTGATCCGTTGCTGTTCCTCGCGGTCGGCTTGCTGCTGGCTTCGCATTGCCACGGCGAAGCTGGAGTCGGAGGGCAGGTCGATCGTGCGGGTCTGCATGGTTAGTCATGAGCCTTGCAAGAACTAGATGGAGAACCTACCTGCTGCTTGTTCcccttcttcgtcatcaatGAGAACGCCATGGTGTTGTTCGTGGGCTTGGGTGCCTCTGGCGGGGGCGTCTCAAGCGCTGCCTCACGTCCAGACCGCTTCATCGGCAAAGGTATGTCAAACACACCCTTGCGTTCGAATTTCCGGGATTCCATGCTCTccgccatcatcttctcgaatTCGCGGTCAAATTCGGCTTCCGCTTCTGGGTCGCGTTCCTCTTCCTGTCGAGTCACGAAGatctcttcgtcttcagaCTCACTGTCGCCGTTTTGTTCGGCGTTCGGACCGGACACCTGTTGATACGTTAGTAGATAATCGCAATCTTAACGTCGGTCAACGAACCTCAGCCTCGTCGCTCGACTCCtggtcctcttcctcgagcaTTACGTCCTCCTCCAGACCCTCGTCTGACGAGCTGCTCTCcgcatcgtcctcatcagGCTCAGCGGGTCTCTCTGCATCCTGCGTCTTGAAGTTCTGCGCCACAGCTTCGCTGAAGATCTGAGTAGCCTCGGCCAGATCAGCTGCTAGCTTCCATTGAGGACGAGTCATGGAGAAGGTATCCTGGACTAGAAAATCAACGTCCATTGGCAGGGGATCCTTCGTATGCATGTAGTACTGTTTTAATTAGCCTCGAATTTCTTGCGGGCAGTGGCAAAAATACctggaagaaggtcaagaagaagtCAAGCTTCTTTTTGGCCGAGCCCCGATCAAAGCAGTGGCCGCAGGTGTCGAGAAGAGTGCAGACCAGACGGACACGGAAGAAGTCATCAGGCAGGTCAAGCGGGTTGATCCTTCCAGGCATGGGCGTACCACCCTCTGAGAGCTGTTAATGACGTTTCGCGGACGGTGTCGACTCACTCACCATGACCAAAAGTAATTATGCGATACAAGGTGTCAAAGATCACCGGCGAGTCAATCATCTTGTAGTTGTAGAGCTCTCCGAGGTACTTGACTTCAGCGATTCGCTTCTGATTGAACTTGAAATCGTTCTGCTCCAGACCCAGCGTGATCTGCTCGAGGATGTTGTCCACAACGCCGATGACGAAATCCTGGTGATATCTATAAAGGGCACTGACGAGGATCGCGAGAAGGTGGATGTTGCCATATTTGACCTTCACCGGTTTGCTGAAGACGCGCTCCAAAATATCGACCACCTATCACGCAGTTAGTATGATCTTCGTACACCGCATCGCTTCATGCTGTACTTACATCTTGTTCCTCCCAATGAAGCTTGCGGATCGACTTCAAAATCTTGGTGTAGTTGCGCTTGTTCATATCCAGGTAGACCAGTCTCCGAATGTAAGACTCCATAGGGGTGCGCTCCTTCTGCTGAATGGCAGGTCGCGGTGGCGGATCAACGTAGTAGACTGCATTCTCAATGATCATCCGTTCCTGCTGACCCAGATGCTGGAcagtcttcttccttcctagAGTCTCCAGGAAGGAAGCCATCCTCGGGGACGTGTCAGGGTTCCGAAGCAGATAGCGTCCACAGTTCTCTAGGAGATGCCCGATGATCTCAATGTTCATGCGCGAAAAGTCATCCAGTGAAACCTTGAAGCagtggaagatgatatgCTCCGGAACTACACCAAACTTGGTCAGTTCGGCCAAATAACGGACATTGCTCATCCGAACCTGGCCCAGGAACTCCTTTGACTTCCGGCGCTGGAGGCTTCGGAACTCCTCATCCAGATAGTTGGTGATTCCCTGGGGAATATCAGGCATGTACTGTCCTAGCGTTGCAACCAGACGAGAGTacaaaggaagaagatcgatgCGGCCCTTGGGGACATCGGAAACTGCCTTGATGAGCCTGTTACGAGACGCCTTTGAGTTCAGGAAGCAGAAGTCTAGCGCCAGCTGGTCAACCTGGTCCTTAGTCTGCAGATCGGGCAGCTTAGCCAGAAGCGCATCCACCTGGGCGCCGACAGTCTTGCTTGCGATAGCAGTAGACTGGTCATCggcatctgctgcagccttctcctcggctGACTGCGCTTGACCAGCTTCAGTCTTCTCCGTTTCTgtgccgtcttcttctttcttctttccggcctcatcctccgccttcttcttcttgccatcctCCAACAGTACAGCCGGCACTTTACCCTTAAGATCGACCAGATTCTCGTAGAAGCGCCgttcctcttcgtcttcccAGATACCGGCGCCCTCTCCTTGGCCACGCAAGTACTCGCTAGCCTTCACCAGGCCGATACCACCGCCCGCTCCAGCATCAGCGGCTTCCTTCTCGGCCAAAGCTGGCATTTCCACGCCCAGAACCTCACACAGGACCTGAGTGTTGGTAACCAGTTTCTCCAGTGACTTCGTCTGCTTCTCAAAGTTGGCCTGGCGGTCTTCGAAGATTTCGCCACTCTTCACGTATGCTTCGGCATTGCGACGGCTCTGGGCGGCCAACGCTCTCTGATCGCGAACAACATGTGTCTTGACATCCTCCAGGTATCGATTCAGGATATGCTTGAACCGAAGCTGAGTCTTCTCCGAAGTGAGCGGCGGGTCATCACCCTCCGGGGCTGTTGTTGCATCCGCCTCCACATCGCCATTAACAGTAGTTGTAGCACCATCAGCCTCGACAGTCTTCCTACCCTCCTCGACCATCTTCACGCCCAGCACATCCCAACTGAAGCTCTTAACAAACAGCACAGCCAGTGGCAAATTTGAATGGTCGCGATCATGTCCAAGCAGGTCCTTCAACACCTCCAAAGGAAACGGCTCGGGCTCCCTCTCACCATCTTTA
It contains:
- a CDS encoding regulator of nonsense transcripts 2 (BUSCO:EOG09260BZ0;~COG:A;~EggNog:ENOG410PGB8;~InterPro:IPR016024,IPR016021,IPR003890,IPR039762, IPR007193;~PFAM:PF02854,PF04050;~go_function: GO:0003723 - RNA binding [Evidence IEA];~go_function: GO:0005515 - protein binding [Evidence IEA];~go_process: GO:0000184 - nuclear-transcribed mRNA catabolic process, nonsense-mediated decay [Evidence IEA]) yields the protein MDRQRKRDLRLQNERVWAGESDVFPVSKSLDSALKKNTAFIKRLRTGINAAAQQTFLTDIRTLSLHKYLSEIISACYEGLCKLKSPGEIATGVEITSALHQRFGPAEFTRQIGWLLGRGLSTPDRGQLKALSQELREREEKERLSRHRVLLRVVTELWLVGVLKTLDDIEKPDDVGAKGKDGVVGIGGKATDGPVRRAPPSAGKDGEREPEPFPLEVLKDLLGHDRDHSNLPLAVLFVKSFSWDVLGVKMVEEGRKTVEADGATTTVNGDVEADATTAPEGDDPPLTSEKTQLRFKHILNRYLEDVKTHVVRDQRALAAQSRRNAEAYVKSGEIFEDRQANFEKQTKSLEKLVTNTQVLCEVLGVEMPALAEKEAADAGAGGGIGLVKASEYLRGQGEGAGIWEDEEERRFYENLVDLKGKVPAVLLEDGKKKKAEDEAGKKKEEDGTETEKTEAGQAQSAEEKAAADADDQSTAIASKTVGAQVDALLAKLPDLQTKDQVDQLALDFCFLNSKASRNRLIKAVSDVPKGRIDLLPLYSRLVATLGQYMPDIPQGITNYLDEEFRSLQRRKSKEFLGQVRMSNVRYLAELTKFGVVPEHIIFHCFKVSLDDFSRMNIEIIGHLLENCGRYLLRNPDTSPRMASFLETLGRKKTVQHLGQQERMIIENAVYYVDPPPRPAIQQKERTPMESYIRRLVYLDMNKRNYTKILKSIRKLHWEEQDVVDILERVFSKPVKVKYGNIHLLAILVSALYRYHQDFVIGVVDNILEQITLGLEQNDFKFNQKRIAEVKYLGELYNYKMIDSPVIFDTLYRIITFGHEGGTPMPGRINPLDLPDDFFRVRLVCTLLDTCGHCFDRGSAKKKLDFFLTFFQYYMHTKDPLPMDVDFLVQDTFSMTRPQWKLAADLAEATQIFSEAVAQNFKTQDAERPAEPDEDDAESSSSDEGLEEDVMLEEEDQESSDEAEVSGPNAEQNGDSESEDEEIFVTRQEEERDPEAEAEFDREFEKMMAESMESRKFERKGVFDIPLPMKRSGREAALETPPPEAPKPTNNTMAFSLMTKKGNKQQTRTIDLPSDSSFAVAMRSQQQADREEQQRIKNLVLNYEMTNEAETNTDAAEKRSPHRDTRMDKSSAARAAFRSRKLQLSDVNW